From Solanum stenotomum isolate F172 chromosome 2, ASM1918654v1, whole genome shotgun sequence:
AAATTAGGATATTTTCGAAGAATAAGGTGAGTTTTTTTTTGATAGTAAAAAGTTCCaatttactttttattattCGAAATATCTTAATTTTACCCTTCGTATTACTTTAGGGCTATTCATGCATTTGCCATTAGCAAATCGTATTGTATTTGCTCTTGATTTTAACAGACAAGTCCATACTAGATCATTCTCAAAAGTCAAGAGCAAGTACGAGACAATTTGCTAACAACAAGGCTACGAATAACCTTAAAGtataatgaagggtaaaattaagatatttcgtataatataatacaatgcAGACCATTGTCCATTctttttattcaaattcaagaaagttaTAACTCAAGATATATTCATcagtttgaataaaaaaaaaacattgaactatttttttttcttcttgttttgaaTAGGGAGAAGGAGGGATAAAGATGAAAGCAGtattagaagaaaaaatggTTATGAATGAAGCAAAAACAGAGGAAAAGCTAGTACTAAAGCGCGAAAAGCCgagttttttaaataaaatggggAGAGGAATGAAGATAGGAATGGTAAATATGGAAGGTGAAGATGTTAGTGAATggaaaatctatggccaaataACAAGCATTAAATTCGAGAAAGTCTCGAATTTATTTGAATGGAAAGACATATTTCCAGAATGgatagatgaagaagaagaaatggatGGACCAATGTGTCCTGAAATACCAATGCCAAATTTTAACAACTATAGAGATAATATGGACATGTTAGTTGTTAAATTGCCATGTAAATATCCACAAGAAGGATGGGGAAGAGATGTTTATAGGTTACAAGTGAATCTTGTGGCTGCAAATTTGGCTGTGAAAAGAGGAAttggaaagaaaatgaaattgatttttttgagtAAGTGTAGACCTATGGTGGAAATGTTTAGATGtgaggagttgaagaaaaaagaaggtgATTGGTGGTATTATGAGTCAAATATGGATAAATTGGCTCAAAAAGTTTCATTGCCAATTGGTTCTTGTATGTTGGCTTTGCCTCTATGGGGAAAAGGTATGTTACACTTTCAAACTTGTACTTGttgctattttattttatttttatattacaaaGTTGACTATAAGTTGGCAAAATAATGAAACTGCTATAACATGTTAAATTACagtaataaacataaaaaatgttAATGATCATTCTTAAGAAGTATTGGAATGTGTTGATTCCGAACATTGTTCACAATGATCATAGTATCGGAATGTGTTAATTCCTAGCATGTTGAATTACATTGATCGTAAAAAAAAGGTCATAGTAAGTTAGTGTGTGAGACATATCTTAAGTTGTATCAGAATGGAATGTGTTAATTCCTAACATGTTAAATTTATACATTGATCATAAAAACTATCATGTTAGGTTAGCCTTAAGTAGTATCGGAATGGAACGTGTTAATTCTTAACATGTTAAATTACCTTGATCATTGCCTTAAGTAGTATCGGAATGGAATGTGTTAATATCTAACATGTTAAATTACCTTGATCATAAAAAATGACACGGTTAGTGTGTGAGACGTAtcgaaataattcaaaaaaaaatgagacGCGCCAGGTAGGGGTCGAACCTACGACTTTCTGCTTAGGAAACAGACGCTCTATCCACTGAGCTACAGGCGCTTCTATGGGATAAAGTAgcaacaaatattattttactagtttcttgaaatagtaaaaaaataaatctttttgaATAATTTCTCTACACCTAATTATAATGATTTTCTCAAACGTTTTGGTTACCTCTACTTGTAATAATAAGTATTTGAGACTTTTGAGTTATATACCTATTAGTGTTACAAATTTGTATACAGtcgaataatttttttttctttgttgcaGTGATAACTTATTCTATTTTCATGATTAAAAATtacatgtttaaattttttttaatctataaatatttttcgAGTAATATGACAGCGTAAAATATCCTTTTACAATAACGAACGGTGTGTATAACGTTTATTGGTGAGAAGTTTGATTTTAAGTGGTTGGTGCCAAAAGGAGGTTGAAAAAGCATTATCCAAATAGTCAGTAAAATGTTTGgtagattttgagaaattaaatgtctacttgcatatacaaaatatataggcTAAGGCGTGTcatgaaaattataatacacAAAAATGATacaaacattattattttttcttcataggAAGTCTATGTTCAACTAATCAAGAAGcttataataatacaaattaattgaACATAAGGTGGAAACTCAAATATTTATTAGTGCACATGCTAAGACCCTTCAATTAATTACTTCACTAATATAACCTCCAATTTTATGTTCATTGTTACCAATAACAAAACTATAGAATTTAGATCAAATTTACTGAATTCTGTCGAACTCACATTATAAACATATTTTGATTACAGAAATCAATGAAGTGTATGATATTTCGAAAATAGAAAGCAGCATAAAAGTTCCAACAAGAGAAGCTTATGCCACGGTTCTTCATTCATCAGAAACATATGTTTGTGGTGCAATAACACTAGCTCAGAGTCTTCTTCGAACTGGAACCAAACGGGACCTAATTCTTCTTCTGGATAACAGTATTTCTGAATCTAAACGCGACGCGCTTATAAAAGCAGGGTGGAAACTACGGTTCATAAAGAGAATAAGAAACCCTAGAGCTGAGAAAAATACGTATAATGAGTATAATTACAGCAAGTTCAGGTTATGGCAGCTTACGGATTATGATAAAATCATTTTCATTGATGCTGATATTATCGTTCTTCGTAACATTGACCTCCTTTTCCATTTTCCTCAGATGACCGCTACAGGTAATACCAGTTGTTTCAATTTATACGTCTTACTTTCTTTGTTTACTAGCCTTTTTTGAAAAGAAAGCGGGTGTGCATGGATGCATGGTTGGGCCCGGAGATGGGGAGGAGGGGGTTGGGGGCGGGAAACGTTACTTATAGAACTTGTTATCTCTATTTCCACCAGCaaagtcattttcttaaaaataaaaataaaatcaaaatttaacctactaaatattgaaaaatcgaaacactttttgaaaaatatttactccatatatatacaaaatacacACGTTTAATGACACTTCTTTATATAAATGTTATGGCATAGTATAAAATCACAAGTTTCaagaccatatatatatatgatccaAAGATTTTCTTTGCATTCTTAAAAATTCGTGTACAATCGAATTAAGACACTAAGAATgaaaaaacaaagtttaaatattaaaattttgaatttgtcatGTGCAGGTAACGATGCATCAATCTTCAATTCCGGAATAATGGTGATCGAGCCATCAAATTGCACCTTCAAAATGTTCATGAAACGTACAAAAGAGATCATTTCATATAATGGAGGTGACCAAGGTTTCCTTAATGAAGTATTTGTATGGTGGCATAGGTTGCCTAGAAGGGTTAATTTCTTAAAGAACTTTTGGTCAAATAATTCGAATGAGGTCAGCGTTAAGAATCAATTATTCGGGgcagatcctccaaaagtatACTCTATACATTATCTCGGGTTAAAGCCATGGGTATGTTACAGGGACTATGATTGTAACTGGGACATAGGTGATCAACGTGTTTATGCTAGCGATATCGCGCATGAGACATGGTGGAAATTACATGACTCAATGGATGAGAGTTTACAAAAATTTTGTGGATTGACAGAGCAAaggaaaattgaattagaatGGGATAGAAAATTGGCTGGAAAAATTGGATTTGAAGATGAACATTGGAGGATTAATGTTACTGATCCTAgaaaattttcttgaatttttttttaaaaaaattattatcaatgttttcttttttcatttaatatgtaTGCTACTATATATAGTAGTACTTTTGCACAGAGTACTTATGAGTTATGAACATGGCCTTCATGCACTATTTATTCATGTGTATATAGAGGATGCTTGTTCTTAATTTTTGGAACATGAAAAATGTTTAGCTATTCTAcctcctcttttttttaaaattattattgtcgttataaaaaacattttttcgtATGTTTATTTATTCAGTATAGTGAAACAAGTGATATTTCGAGTATTCAAATAATACTTACGAACAAATTTAAGAGGATGTCATGTTTTTATGCCTAATATATAACAGCAGCCTTTAAGGACTCGATCAagttatcaaaatatattttttctaacttATACATCAGtccattttttataatatatgattttcaaaattttaagaatattttaatttcatttaactCTTCAATTTGTctatttgatgtattttttttccctattaaattttttgttcaattaaatgtccatcatataaaatgagaccAGTCGTATTTAGAATAATTAAGTTCCGTTTTAATTAGGATAGGACTATTAAAATGTTGTATAAGGTAGACTACAAATTAAATTAAGCTTAATTAGTCAACTATAGTACTTAACGATTTCaataaacaaatcaaatattttatttaaaatatgtaagatagataagtgttttttttttcttaaaagaaaacatgaatTTGGTAGAGCATGGAttgttgtattaatttaatgattACTAGTATATAACCAACGCAGTGATTGATATACTTCAAAGTTCAACAAACAAATCTATAGTCTTCTTTTATACGCAGGTAGCCTTTTA
This genomic window contains:
- the LOC125856881 gene encoding UDP-glucuronate:xylan alpha-glucuronosyltransferase 2; protein product: MIMKSLPSKALIIKINLVFLACFLIGYAAILLKPSTYVYHEYATSLVRCSLRECHHKGEGGIKMKAVLEEKMVMNEAKTEEKLVLKREKPSFLNKMGRGMKIGMVNMEGEDVSEWKIYGQITSIKFEKVSNLFEWKDIFPEWIDEEEEMDGPMCPEIPMPNFNNYRDNMDMLVVKLPCKYPQEGWGRDVYRLQVNLVAANLAVKRGIGKKMKLIFLSKCRPMVEMFRCEELKKKEGDWWYYESNMDKLAQKVSLPIGSCMLALPLWGKEINEVYDISKIESSIKVPTREAYATVLHSSETYVCGAITLAQSLLRTGTKRDLILLLDNSISESKRDALIKAGWKLRFIKRIRNPRAEKNTYNEYNYSKFRLWQLTDYDKIIFIDADIIVLRNIDLLFHFPQMTATGNDASIFNSGIMVIEPSNCTFKMFMKRTKEIISYNGGDQGFLNEVFVWWHRLPRRVNFLKNFWSNNSNEVSVKNQLFGADPPKVYSIHYLGLKPWVCYRDYDCNWDIGDQRVYASDIAHETWWKLHDSMDESLQKFCGLTEQRKIELEWDRKLAGKIGFEDEHWRINVTDPRKFS